The Candidatus Zixiibacteriota bacterium genome contains a region encoding:
- the fliS gene encoding flagellar export chaperone FliS, whose protein sequence is MENNLKTYQNIHVSSLNQKELIVLLYSGALRFIDEGKEMINKNDVPGTFEKLNRARNIFLHLLSTLDMEKGGEFADKLSALYAYFVEKITMANATKIISELDDIIPLIENIKNSWENIDITKEDIPKSVKKVNSKPVQVFSAEV, encoded by the coding sequence ATGGAAAACAACTTAAAAACATACCAAAATATACATGTGTCAAGCCTTAATCAGAAAGAATTAATCGTACTGTTATACTCCGGTGCTTTGCGATTCATCGATGAAGGCAAAGAGATGATTAACAAGAATGACGTTCCGGGCACTTTTGAAAAACTAAACAGGGCAAGGAACATCTTTCTTCATCTTCTCTCAACGCTCGATATGGAAAAAGGCGGTGAATTCGCCGATAAACTATCAGCCCTTTATGCATATTTCGTCGAAAAAATTACTATGGCAAATGCAACAAAAATAATTAGCGAACTGGATGATATAATCCCGCTAATCGAAAATATAAAAAATTCATGGGAAAATATTGACATTACCAAAGAAGATATTCCCAAAAGTGTAAAAAAAGTAAATTCTAAACCCGTACAAGTATTTTCAGCGGAGGTATGA
- the cysC gene encoding adenylyl-sulfate kinase gives MALRTKKPGAASDEIIPLQRKDLFWTDGQINRAERERRNKHRSCIIWLTGLSGAGKSTIAQELEKFLFAQDYQVVVLDGDNVRHGLNKDLGFSQEDRDENIRRIGETAKLLMEAGIIAITAFISPYAKTRDRVREIVPEGDFIEVHIECSLDECERRDAKGLYKKARAGLIKNFTGIDDPFEAPEHPEITINTEKLTIEQSAKTIVHFLSSRGYL, from the coding sequence ATGGCTCTTCGTACAAAAAAACCAGGCGCTGCAAGTGATGAAATAATTCCCTTACAAAGAAAGGATCTGTTTTGGACAGACGGTCAGATAAATCGAGCTGAACGTGAAAGGCGAAATAAGCATAGAAGTTGTATAATCTGGCTAACCGGATTAAGCGGAGCCGGTAAATCAACGATTGCACAGGAGCTTGAAAAGTTTCTGTTTGCTCAGGATTATCAGGTTGTGGTTCTTGATGGAGACAATGTTCGTCATGGGCTTAACAAAGATCTTGGTTTTTCTCAAGAAGACAGAGATGAAAACATAAGGCGGATTGGCGAAACCGCCAAGCTTTTAATGGAAGCCGGGATAATTGCTATTACGGCATTTATTTCACCCTACGCTAAAACCCGGGACAGGGTTAGAGAAATTGTGCCGGAGGGTGATTTTATTGAAGTTCATATTGAATGTTCGCTTGATGAATGTGAACGCCGCGATGCCAAGGGGCTTTATAAGAAAGCAAGAGCCGGCCTTATCAAGAACTTTACCGGAATAGACGACCCATTTGAGGCGCCTGAGCATCCGGAGATTACAATCAACACAGAAAAATTAACGATAGAGCAATCGGCAAAAACAATTGTTCATTTTTTATCAAGCCGGGGATATTTATGA
- a CDS encoding HDOD domain-containing protein: MPEMEASTEKKIKTIINRIHNLPTPPMVFTQVNKAINNPDTSAYQLGAIISEDPALTAKILKLTNSAFYGIPRSITSVKQAIIILGLDVVRSLVLSASVFETFSKLYKLDKEYLDAFWRHSLSVGFMSRIISRTKNFPSFLEAEESFSAGLLHDIGKLVIFTHMPSEFITVKQIVKENPEQPICEIENEIYGFDHTLVGNYLAQKWNLPYELAAAILYHHKPDDDKPDNITTWIIHMSDYLSKISENDDSNFLPDSRYIYCSQKAWQVLGLRQDYEEQLIQLLRDEYMKAETFINMARGEE, translated from the coding sequence ATGCCTGAAATGGAAGCTTCCACTGAAAAAAAAATAAAAACTATTATCAACAGAATCCACAATCTTCCCACACCTCCAATGGTTTTTACACAGGTCAATAAAGCTATCAACAATCCGGATACTTCAGCATATCAACTCGGGGCGATAATTTCTGAAGATCCGGCGCTTACCGCCAAAATCCTCAAACTTACCAATTCGGCATTCTATGGCATCCCAAGATCTATAACCAGCGTTAAACAGGCAATAATTATACTTGGTTTGGATGTTGTTCGCAGCCTGGTTCTCTCGGCATCCGTTTTCGAAACGTTCTCAAAATTGTATAAACTTGATAAAGAATATCTTGATGCTTTCTGGCGGCATTCTCTTTCTGTTGGCTTTATGTCTCGCATTATTTCAAGAACCAAAAATTTCCCTTCATTCTTAGAAGCTGAAGAATCTTTTTCGGCCGGCTTACTCCACGACATAGGAAAACTGGTTATCTTTACTCATATGCCATCCGAGTTTATAACAGTAAAGCAAATTGTAAAAGAAAATCCGGAACAACCTATTTGTGAAATTGAGAATGAAATATATGGGTTCGATCATACTCTGGTTGGAAATTATCTGGCTCAGAAATGGAACCTTCCTTATGAACTTGCTGCTGCTATCCTGTATCATCATAAACCGGATGATGATAAACCAGACAACATCACTACATGGATAATTCATATGTCTGATTATCTGTCTAAAATATCCGAAAACGATGATTCGAATTTCTTGCCCGATTCACGCTATATTTACTGCAGCCAAAAAGCTTGGCAAGTTCTGGGATTACGGCAGGATTATGAAGAACAGCTTATTCAGCTTTTACGAGATGAATACATGAAAGCTGAAACATTTATAAATATGGCTCGCGGCGAAGAATGA
- the rpmI gene encoding 50S ribosomal protein L35: protein MPKIKTNRAAAKRFKKTGTGKIKRSHMNTSHILTKKTKKRKRQLRKSGLVSDADRDRVNKMIPY, encoded by the coding sequence ATGCCAAAAATTAAAACAAACAGGGCTGCCGCTAAAAGGTTCAAAAAAACAGGAACCGGAAAAATAAAGCGAAGCCATATGAATACCAGTCATATATTGACCAAAAAAACTAAAAAACGCAAAAGACAACTTAGAAAATCAGGACTTGTTTCGGATGCTGATAGGGATCGCGTAAACAAGATGATTCCATATTAA
- a CDS encoding class I SAM-dependent methyltransferase: MQLTGNKEKDSEYYDGLYLRGFTAAEYYPIYKFALQILKSFPSPRVLELGCGLGDMAKMIMAEGISYRGFDYSEEAIKRCKNLCPQGDFRVGNIYNDNDYKPFDYNTVIALEVLEHVDDMQIFRSIPPGVRLIASVPNFKDKAHLRIYEDIKEDIIERYWPYFQVLAIKTFKGNSPGTDYEANVHLFHGIKMLS; encoded by the coding sequence ATGCAATTAACCGGCAACAAAGAAAAAGATTCGGAATACTACGACGGTTTATATCTTCGTGGTTTTACAGCCGCTGAATATTACCCGATTTATAAGTTTGCCCTACAGATTCTAAAAAGCTTCCCCTCGCCGCGGGTTTTAGAGTTGGGCTGCGGGCTTGGCGATATGGCCAAGATGATAATGGCTGAGGGGATATCATATCGGGGGTTTGATTATAGCGAAGAAGCGATTAAGCGATGTAAGAATTTGTGTCCGCAGGGTGATTTCCGGGTTGGCAATATATATAATGATAATGATTACAAACCTTTCGATTATAATACGGTAATTGCTCTTGAGGTTTTGGAGCATGTAGATGATATGCAGATATTTCGCAGTATCCCGCCCGGGGTACGATTAATAGCATCGGTGCCAAATTTTAAAGATAAAGCACATTTACGAATATATGAGGATATCAAAGAAGATATTATCGAAAGGTATTGGCCTTATTTTCAGGTATTGGCGATTAAGACATTCAAAGGGAATAGTCCGGGCACAGACTATGAGGCGAATGTTCATTTGTTTCATGGGATAAAAATGCTATCTTAG
- the infC gene encoding translation initiation factor IF-3, translating to MAKGRETRIRVNYKIRSPEVRLIDDEGQQVGVVSIQKAQEIAKSKGLDLVEVAPTVKPPVCKIMDFGKYLYEQSKKAKIAKKKQHTVNLKEMRFRPKTEEHDYRFKLKHIIEFLKQGDKVKVYVAFRGREMAHKELGKKLLDKIIADLADIAEPESDSFMEGRRMFLMFAAKKEVQA from the coding sequence ATAGCCAAAGGACGAGAAACCAGAATCAGGGTCAACTATAAAATCAGATCGCCGGAAGTGCGGCTGATTGATGATGAAGGCCAGCAGGTTGGCGTTGTCAGTATCCAGAAAGCGCAGGAGATTGCTAAAAGTAAAGGACTTGATTTAGTTGAAGTTGCGCCTACTGTCAAACCGCCAGTTTGTAAAATAATGGATTTTGGCAAATATCTATACGAGCAATCGAAAAAAGCTAAAATCGCTAAAAAGAAACAGCATACTGTTAACCTTAAGGAAATGAGGTTTCGACCTAAAACCGAAGAGCATGATTATAGATTTAAGTTGAAACACATCATCGAGTTCTTGAAACAAGGCGATAAGGTGAAAGTATATGTTGCCTTTCGAGGCAGGGAAATGGCTCATAAAGAACTCGGAAAGAAACTATTAGATAAAATAATAGCCGACCTTGCCGATATTGCCGAACCAGAATCTGACTCCTTTATGGAGGGTCGTCGGATGTTTTTAATGTTTGCGGCCAAAAAAGAAGTTCAGGCTTAA
- the thrS gene encoding threonine--tRNA ligase, giving the protein MKLTLPDKSIKEFSKEITAADVAESIGSSLKKAALAAEVNGRLVDIDFPINEDASLRIITYNDSEGKEIFWHSSAHIMASAIMLLYPDAKLAIGPAIPDDFSARFYYDIDLPQNLNENDLQAIEKEMAKIIKENLLFKRVEMSKEEAIRHIKDNDSGDIYKLEMANEFEEDSVSFYTLGDFEDMCRGPHIPSTGKIKAFKLLSIAGAYWRGDENNKMLQRIYGVSFPDKKMLKEHLDRLELAKQRDHRILGKNLDLFSLTDDIGPGLALWHPKGALIRNLIENFWREEHLKNGYDIVFTPHIAKIDLWQKSGHLKFYKDSMYNPMVIDNQQYQLKPMNCPFHIGIYNSKKHSYRDLPYRWAELGAVYRYERSGVLQGLFRVRGFTQDDAHVFCRKDQLEDELLKLLDFNLFFLKTFGFEEYETYLSTQPEKYVGTQDNWDRATDALKKALEKKGLEYQVDPGEGVFYGPKIDVKIRDVLGRSWQCTTIQVDFNLPERFNLTYTGEDGAEHQTVMVHRALLGSMERFFGILIEHYGGDFPLWLAPIQAIVLPVVDEVNDYANEITAFFKSAGVRAKTDLRSQKIGFKIREAENLKIPYMFIVGKKEAAEGKVSVRRHKIGDVGIAEPKSVLAEMLQKIQTKALK; this is encoded by the coding sequence ATGAAGTTAACGCTGCCCGACAAATCGATAAAGGAATTTTCAAAGGAAATAACCGCCGCTGATGTAGCGGAGTCTATCGGTTCAAGCCTGAAAAAAGCCGCCTTAGCCGCTGAGGTTAATGGGCGCTTAGTCGATATCGATTTCCCTATTAATGAAGACGCTTCCCTTAGAATCATTACCTATAATGATAGCGAGGGCAAAGAGATATTCTGGCATTCATCAGCGCATATAATGGCCTCAGCTATTATGCTTCTTTACCCCGATGCCAAACTGGCTATCGGTCCTGCTATCCCCGATGATTTTTCCGCCCGGTTTTATTATGATATAGACCTGCCGCAAAACCTAAACGAAAACGACCTGCAAGCTATCGAGAAGGAAATGGCTAAAATTATCAAGGAAAATCTCCTCTTTAAACGCGTCGAGATGTCTAAAGAGGAGGCTATCCGTCATATTAAAGATAATGATTCAGGCGATATATATAAGCTTGAAATGGCGAACGAATTTGAGGAAGATTCCGTAAGTTTCTACACCCTCGGCGATTTCGAGGATATGTGCCGCGGCCCCCATATACCATCAACCGGAAAAATAAAAGCGTTTAAACTGCTAAGCATTGCCGGAGCCTATTGGCGCGGCGATGAAAATAATAAAATGCTGCAGAGAATATACGGCGTCTCTTTCCCTGATAAAAAGATGCTCAAAGAGCATCTCGACCGCCTCGAACTGGCTAAGCAAAGAGACCATCGAATACTGGGCAAAAACCTCGATCTGTTCTCACTTACCGATGATATCGGTCCCGGCTTGGCATTATGGCATCCGAAAGGCGCTTTAATCAGAAATCTAATCGAAAATTTCTGGCGCGAAGAACATCTGAAAAATGGCTATGATATAGTCTTTACTCCGCATATCGCCAAAATCGACCTCTGGCAGAAATCCGGCCATCTTAAGTTCTATAAAGACAGCATGTATAATCCCATGGTTATCGATAATCAGCAGTACCAACTCAAGCCGATGAATTGCCCGTTCCATATCGGGATATATAACAGCAAAAAACATTCATATCGCGATTTGCCGTACCGATGGGCTGAACTGGGAGCTGTCTATCGTTATGAACGCTCGGGCGTTCTTCAGGGCTTATTCAGAGTCAGAGGTTTCACTCAGGATGATGCTCATGTTTTTTGTCGAAAAGACCAGCTTGAGGATGAACTGCTAAAACTGCTTGATTTTAACCTGTTTTTCCTCAAAACCTTTGGCTTCGAGGAATATGAAACTTATCTCTCAACTCAGCCGGAAAAATATGTCGGTACTCAGGATAACTGGGACAGAGCGACTGATGCTTTAAAGAAAGCGCTGGAGAAAAAAGGCTTGGAATATCAAGTCGACCCCGGCGAAGGCGTATTTTACGGTCCCAAAATTGATGTGAAAATTCGAGATGTCTTAGGCAGATCATGGCAATGCACTACAATTCAGGTCGATTTTAACCTTCCCGAACGATTCAATCTTACCTACACCGGTGAGGATGGCGCCGAACACCAAACTGTTATGGTGCATCGCGCTTTGCTTGGTTCGATGGAGCGATTCTTTGGCATATTGATAGAACATTATGGCGGTGATTTCCCGCTTTGGTTAGCTCCCATACAGGCTATTGTTCTGCCGGTTGTCGATGAGGTTAACGATTATGCGAATGAAATCACAGCCTTTTTCAAATCCGCCGGCGTGCGCGCGAAAACTGATTTACGCAGTCAAAAAATTGGCTTTAAAATCCGTGAAGCTGAAAATCTAAAAATTCCATATATGTTTATTGTTGGTAAAAAAGAAGCCGCAGAGGGTAAAGTTTCTGTCCGACGTCATAAAATCGGAGATGTCGGCATAGCTGAACCTAAATCTGTATTAGCGGAAATGCTTCAAAAAATACAAACAAAAGCTCTTAAGTAG
- a CDS encoding sulfotransferase — translation MIDTAAPQISFKDLLGQELANKQPAKIKDIAFKSPIIIGGCGSSGTTLLKTMLDSHKNIACGQEISFFDRPAFFKSNLDKLYNMFLNQDFDELDKGQIFPLKTKFGDNFGLFIPNTGKLYHDFPTTNSMFKLARNLRHFVDLYFSNFADINGKTRWAEKTPNNIFCINETLDFFPDAKFIHVIRDGRDVVLSLCQGRNFNPVTAIFRWLVSAEAGIRFRGNPRYYEVRYEDLILDTENTLKKLMAFLDEDFDPNMLNYTESGKDNILGYGSSPIYSNKIGKWKTQELNPVILKSFDLALSDLLEKVGYEV, via the coding sequence ATGATCGATACAGCCGCGCCGCAGATTTCATTTAAGGATTTGTTAGGTCAGGAGCTTGCAAATAAGCAGCCCGCTAAAATAAAGGATATAGCTTTTAAGTCGCCGATAATAATCGGCGGCTGCGGCTCCAGCGGCACTACGCTTTTAAAAACGATGCTTGACAGCCATAAGAATATCGCCTGCGGACAGGAAATATCGTTTTTTGACAGACCGGCCTTTTTTAAGAGCAATCTTGATAAGCTTTATAACATGTTTTTAAATCAAGATTTTGATGAATTGGATAAGGGACAGATTTTTCCTCTCAAGACGAAATTCGGCGATAATTTCGGTTTATTTATTCCCAATACCGGAAAGCTATACCATGATTTTCCCACGACAAACAGTATGTTTAAACTCGCTCGCAATCTGCGTCACTTTGTTGATCTTTATTTTTCGAATTTCGCTGATATTAATGGCAAGACTCGATGGGCTGAAAAGACACCAAATAATATATTTTGCATTAATGAGACGCTCGATTTCTTTCCCGACGCTAAGTTTATACATGTCATTAGAGACGGACGAGACGTAGTATTATCATTGTGTCAGGGACGCAATTTTAACCCGGTAACCGCTATATTTCGTTGGCTGGTTTCGGCAGAGGCAGGTATTCGTTTTAGAGGCAATCCGCGCTATTATGAAGTCAGGTATGAAGATTTGATACTTGATACTGAAAATACGCTTAAGAAGCTAATGGCGTTTCTTGATGAAGACTTTGATCCCAACATGTTAAACTATACTGAATCCGGGAAAGATAATATTCTCGGTTATGGTTCCTCGCCGATATATTCAAATAAGATTGGCAAATGGAAAACTCAGGAGCTAAACCCGGTGATTTTAAAATCTTTTGATTTAGCGCTATCAGATTTATTAGAAAAGGTCGGATATGAGGTGTAG
- the rplT gene encoding 50S ribosomal protein L20: MPRTTNNPAAKRRHKQVIKAAKGNYGGRRKLYRTAKETVQKGLAYAYRDRRNRKREFRRLWIIRINAAVRLYDLSYSQFINGLKKAGITLDRKVLADMAVKDSEGFRQVVEAVKAS; the protein is encoded by the coding sequence ATGCCTCGTACTACTAATAACCCGGCTGCTAAAAGACGTCACAAACAAGTCATAAAAGCGGCCAAGGGCAATTATGGCGGGCGAAGAAAATTATACCGTACTGCCAAAGAAACGGTCCAGAAAGGCCTTGCTTATGCCTATCGCGACCGTCGCAATAGAAAAAGAGAATTCCGCAGATTATGGATAATAAGAATTAATGCCGCTGTCAGGCTTTATGACCTTAGTTATTCACAGTTTATTAACGGCTTGAAAAAAGCGGGCATTACATTAGACCGCAAAGTTCTTGCCGATATGGCGGTTAAAGATAGCGAGGGCTTCCGACAGGTTGTCGAGGCTGTTAAAGCCAGCTAA
- a CDS encoding flagellar protein FlaG: MNGEITTQMALERVGKSADQPLGGVSPKTPVHRDKIKTQVSENTQSLEKDKSVKLSDDPKKVKELVQEAISDFDKFVKSFQVDLKYEIDDKTDELIIKIFEKGTDKLIRQIPPEEFLRLKERINDLLGIIYDETV, encoded by the coding sequence ATGAATGGTGAAATAACTACCCAGATGGCTCTTGAAAGGGTTGGCAAAAGCGCAGACCAGCCTCTGGGTGGGGTGTCTCCAAAGACCCCTGTCCATAGAGATAAAATAAAAACTCAGGTCAGTGAAAATACCCAAAGTCTTGAAAAGGACAAAAGCGTAAAACTGTCTGATGACCCTAAGAAAGTTAAAGAATTAGTTCAGGAGGCTATTAGCGATTTTGACAAATTCGTTAAAAGCTTCCAGGTCGATTTGAAATATGAAATTGACGATAAAACCGATGAACTGATTATTAAAATCTTCGAAAAAGGTACTGATAAACTAATCAGGCAAATACCGCCTGAAGAATTTTTAAGACTCAAGGAAAGAATAAATGATCTGTTGGGGATCATTTATGATGAAACCGTATAA
- the pheS gene encoding phenylalanine--tRNA ligase subunit alpha — protein MDDLLIQIKHFEEFALSKLGSVVNKNDLDALKIEFLGRKGKLTELSKYIGKASTEMRPKIGGEINRLKKLIQEKIDTKTAALAESIKKDVLDYTLPVRRDFTGHKHPLLQTIDDIVSIFHGMGFEVASGPDVETEYYTFDALNTPEDHPSRDLSDTFYIKKGVCLRTHTSPVQIRTMEKQKPPVRIIAPGRCYRSDTPDPSHSPVFYQCEGLYVDKGVTFADLKGTITAFAQAMFGKNVKVRFRPHFFPFTEPSVEYDFSCVICGGKGCRVCKHNGWLEISGAGMVDPEVFKAVSYDSEKYTGFAWGMGIDRLAMLRYRIDDVRLLYENDVRFIRQF, from the coding sequence ATGGATGATTTATTAATTCAGATAAAACATTTTGAAGAGTTCGCTTTATCAAAGCTGGGTTCTGTTGTCAATAAAAATGATCTCGATGCCCTGAAAATCGAATTTTTAGGGCGAAAGGGTAAACTAACCGAACTCTCGAAATACATTGGCAAAGCTTCTACCGAAATGCGCCCGAAAATCGGCGGCGAAATAAACCGTCTGAAAAAGCTGATTCAAGAAAAAATCGATACCAAAACAGCCGCATTGGCTGAATCTATAAAAAAAGATGTTCTTGATTATACGCTTCCTGTTAGAAGAGATTTTACGGGACATAAACATCCATTATTGCAAACCATTGATGATATAGTCTCTATATTTCATGGCATGGGTTTCGAGGTTGCTTCTGGCCCTGATGTTGAAACCGAATATTATACTTTCGATGCCTTAAACACGCCGGAGGACCATCCCTCGCGGGATTTATCCGATACCTTCTATATCAAAAAAGGCGTTTGCCTTAGAACACATACATCACCGGTGCAAATTCGCACTATGGAAAAGCAAAAACCGCCAGTCAGAATTATTGCTCCCGGCAGATGCTACCGCTCGGATACTCCCGACCCCTCGCATTCGCCCGTATTTTATCAGTGTGAGGGCTTGTATGTCGATAAAGGCGTTACTTTTGCCGATTTGAAAGGCACAATCACCGCTTTTGCCCAGGCGATGTTTGGCAAAAATGTCAAAGTCAGGTTCAGACCTCACTTTTTCCCGTTTACCGAGCCATCGGTTGAATATGATTTCTCCTGCGTAATTTGCGGAGGTAAAGGCTGCCGTGTTTGCAAACATAACGGCTGGCTGGAAATTTCCGGCGCCGGTATGGTTGACCCTGAGGTGTTTAAAGCTGTCAGCTACGATAGCGAAAAATATACCGGTTTTGCTTGGGGGATGGGTATAGACCGTCTCGCCATGCTGCGGTATCGTATTGATGATGTTCGTTTGTTGTACGAAAATGATGTCAGATTTATAAGGCAGTTCTAA
- the fliD gene encoding flagellar filament capping protein FliD: MSYSGAIDGIASGLNTTEIIESIMKYESQRINVFAQRQTEFTNKLSTWGSIEAMLLSVKSQASILSDEKLWYAKSAVSSDENVISINASNDAAPGTYYLTVEQLATRHQIASTGMYSLTESIGTGDIEISLGDNSSTVITIDDSNNTLTTLKDAINNSSARVTAAIINDGSEHNPYRLVLTAKDSGADNQITVNYNLSGGTAPEFSAAFDWTEKLSWSSNASSNPQTSTGAAYTGSENKAYTFTIGGTGLQTIGAGDIDIDWTDGTNSGTITVSTADTDIALVGDGADGLSVYFTEGALQAGDTFQVQAFAPTIQNGQDAIVQLGSSSNGGSPITFTHYENTIDDLIEGVTLELNSISTGDPVEITINEDRSQIKSQINKFVAKYNEYQEFVDSQFSYTEETGKVGVLIGDISLMMLHNNIRTTLTSVLSGRPDNVKMLSQVGVKFDSSGRLTFNELTFDNKINENLEDVISLFKSSGTTNTTFVEYISSNALTKISASGYAVDITQAARQGSLTASEIASPSNTPLTIDGSNNVLNIKISNKISSSIFLAEATYNSGEALAEEVENAINSDTSLSGVSVDVEWIDNGANGHLEITSSTYGSNSTVTLETASENTAHDILGLTNGTSVDGLDVEGTINGETASGTGQYLIGDSDNENTAGMKLLITLTENQLVEGPEDTVCFNKGVAAIISEKIASYTDSDGVIASRKDGLQLQIDSIADQIENINEQLEIKRASLYQQFTAMEKALSQLQSQQSYLSQTISSLDSNWSLMKGNH; this comes from the coding sequence ATGAGCTATAGTGGCGCAATTGACGGAATAGCATCAGGCTTGAACACTACCGAAATTATCGAATCAATAATGAAGTATGAAAGCCAGAGAATTAATGTTTTCGCCCAAAGACAAACCGAGTTCACAAACAAGCTGTCAACATGGGGTTCAATTGAAGCAATGCTCCTGTCGGTAAAATCGCAGGCATCTATATTATCCGATGAAAAATTATGGTATGCAAAATCAGCCGTATCCTCAGATGAAAATGTGATATCTATCAATGCCTCCAATGACGCTGCCCCCGGAACCTATTATCTTACGGTTGAACAACTGGCGACTCGCCACCAGATAGCCAGTACGGGAATGTACTCCCTAACCGAAAGTATCGGCACGGGCGACATCGAAATAAGCTTAGGCGATAACAGCTCGACAGTTATTACAATTGATGATAGCAATAATACTCTTACTACGCTTAAGGATGCTATTAATAACTCCAGCGCCAGAGTCACGGCGGCTATAATAAATGACGGCTCCGAACATAATCCATACCGTTTAGTGCTAACCGCGAAAGACTCGGGAGCCGATAATCAAATCACTGTTAATTATAATTTAAGCGGCGGAACTGCCCCCGAATTTTCAGCCGCATTCGATTGGACTGAAAAATTGTCATGGTCAAGCAACGCCTCCTCCAACCCTCAAACCAGTACAGGCGCGGCATACACAGGCAGCGAAAATAAAGCCTACACATTTACCATAGGAGGAACAGGTCTGCAGACTATTGGCGCCGGCGATATTGATATCGACTGGACCGACGGCACAAACAGCGGCACTATCACCGTCTCGACGGCAGATACGGATATTGCCTTAGTTGGAGATGGAGCTGACGGTTTAAGCGTCTATTTTACCGAAGGTGCTCTTCAGGCAGGCGATACTTTCCAGGTTCAGGCTTTTGCGCCAACTATACAGAACGGTCAGGATGCCATCGTACAGCTTGGCAGTTCTTCAAACGGCGGCTCGCCTATTACGTTCACTCATTATGAAAATACCATCGATGATTTAATCGAAGGCGTAACTCTTGAATTAAACTCTATCAGTACAGGCGATCCTGTCGAGATTACTATCAACGAAGATAGATCACAAATAAAATCGCAAATAAATAAATTTGTTGCTAAATATAACGAATACCAGGAATTTGTAGATTCACAATTTTCTTATACTGAAGAAACCGGCAAGGTTGGAGTTCTTATAGGCGATATCTCCCTGATGATGCTTCACAATAATATCAGAACAACATTAACAAGCGTCCTATCTGGGCGCCCCGATAATGTTAAAATGCTGTCGCAAGTGGGTGTAAAATTCGACTCAAGCGGCCGACTAACATTCAACGAATTAACTTTCGATAATAAAATCAATGAGAATCTTGAGGATGTTATAAGCTTATTCAAGTCCAGCGGCACAACAAATACTACGTTTGTCGAATATATTTCATCAAACGCTCTTACCAAAATATCAGCATCCGGTTATGCGGTCGATATCACTCAAGCCGCAAGACAAGGGTCGTTAACAGCAAGCGAGATTGCCAGTCCCTCAAATACTCCTCTTACAATAGACGGCTCAAACAATGTGTTAAATATAAAAATAAGCAACAAGATCAGCAGTAGTATCTTTCTTGCTGAAGCAACCTACAACTCGGGGGAAGCTCTCGCTGAGGAAGTCGAAAACGCTATAAACAGCGATACCAGTCTTTCGGGAGTAAGCGTCGATGTTGAATGGATTGATAACGGCGCTAATGGACATCTCGAGATTACCTCCTCTACATATGGTTCAAATTCTACCGTTACGCTCGAAACCGCTTCCGAAAATACGGCTCATGATATTTTGGGATTAACAAATGGAACCAGCGTTGATGGTCTTGATGTCGAAGGAACTATTAACGGTGAAACCGCTTCCGGCACCGGCCAATATTTAATCGGCGATAGTGATAATGAAAACACCGCAGGCATGAAACTGCTGATAACTCTCACCGAAAACCAATTAGTAGAAGGCCCTGAGGATACTGTATGTTTCAATAAAGGAGTTGCCGCTATCATCAGCGAGAAAATCGCCTCATATACCGATTCGGATGGGGTTATTGCCAGCAGAAAAGACGGTTTGCAGCTGCAGATTGACAGCATTGCCGATCAAATTGAAAATATAAACGAACAACTTGAAATAAAACGTGCTTCGCTTTATCAGCAGTTTACAGCAATGGAAAAAGCGCTGTCGCAATTACAGTCGCAGCAGAGCTATTTAAGCCAAACAATTTCCAGCCTTGATAGCAACTGGTCGTTAATGAAAGGTAATCATTAA